CGCTGCTGAACATCCTGGTCGCCAATGCCATCCCGTTCCCCGACGTCCCCGCGGCGATCGAGGAGCTCGCCCACGGGCGTCCGGAGCGCTTCGCGCGGGCCCGCGCGGCCGATTCGGCTGCCGTCGTCGGCATGACCGCGCACGGCCTGACGGAGTCGGTGGTGTGCAGCGAGTGGGTGCCGGGGCACTCGAAAGCCGACGTGCTGAAGGCGGGGCGCCGGGCCTTCCCCGGGTGGCCGGACTCGGTCCTGGCCCAGGCACCGCAGCTTCCCTTCCAGCACGAGGTGTGCCGTATCTGGCACGTTCCCAGCCGCGCCGCCTCCCACCGGGTGGCCACCAGGAGCCCGGTGCCGGCACTCCTGGTCGCCGGGACGTTCGACGCGAAGGTCGGGGCGAGCTGGTCCCGGGCCGCGGCCCGTACGCTCTCCCGCTCGACTTCCGTGCAGGTCCCCGGGATCGGGCACTGGGTGGTCCCGCAATCGCCTTGCGCGCAGCGGGTACTGGCCTCGTTCCTCGCCCGTCCGACCGCGGCGCCCGACACCCGTTGCGTGGCCGGGCTCACCCCGAAACCGTTCACGATCATCCCGAAGTGACCTGGAGAGGCAGATGGCACTCACCCCCATGCCCCGCCGTCGTCGCACCGTGCGCCGGCTGCACGCCGCGCCGGCCGCGGCGGTGACCGGCATCCTCGTCACCGGGCTGCTCGCCACACCCGCGGGCGCGGAGCACGGCACCGGCACCGGCACCAGCACCAGCACCAGCACCAGCACGGCGATCGGCACAGCCGCCCGGACGGTGGGCGGTGCCCGCTTCGAGCCGGGCCCCTGCCCGAAGACACCGGCGCCGATCACCGAGCTCAAGAAGGCCCGCTGCGGGACGCTCACCGTGCCCGAGAACCGCACCAGGCGCAACGGCAGGAAGATCACCCTCGGGGTCGCCGTCGTGCCGGCGGCGGCCGCCAGACCGAGACCCGACCCCGTCGTGTGGCTCGCCGGCGGGCCCGGCGACGACGCCGTCGGGGAGGCGAAGATGGCGATCGACGGCGGGCTGAACCGCGACCGGGACGTGGTCCTCATGTCCCAGCGGGGTACGTACTCCGCCGACCCGGCGCTCCTGTGCCCCAATATCGACCGGTTCAACGGACGCGCGGTCGGCCTCGTCCACCACGCTCCGTCCACCGAGCGCCTGCACGTCAAGGCCACGAAGGCCTGCCGCGACCGGCTGGCGGGCCTCGGCACCGACCTCGGCGCCTACAACGACACCGAGAGCGCCGCCGACTACGCGGACCTGCGCGTGGCGCTGGGCATCAAGCAGTGGAACGTGTTCGGCATCTCCTACGGCACCCACCTGGCGCTCGTCTACATGCGTCAACACCCCCGGGGAATCCGGTCGGTCGGCATCGACGGCATCCTGCCGCCGTCCAAGGCGGGGTCGGCCCTGGCCTGGAGCAGCGCCCGGGAGGGCTTCGACGGCCTGTTCAAGGCCTGCGCGCAGCAGTCGGCGTGCAACAAGCGCTATCCGAACCTGTCCGCCACCTTCAACCGCCTCGTCCGTGAACTCGAGGCCCACCCGGTCACCACCACCGTCAAGGTCTCCGGCCGGCCGAAGCCGGTGAAGGTCGTCCTGGACGGCGGAGCCCTGGTGAACTGGATGACCACCGCCACCCACGTCGCGGAGGGCGTACCCCGCTCCCTCGACGAGCTGGCCCACGGCAGACCGCAGCGGATCGCGCGGCAGTGGGCGGGCTGGAAGCTCAACCCCCAGGGCATCGGAGTGGTTTCGCACGGCCTCGCCTACGGCATCTTCTGCAGCGAGTGGACGCCGTACGAGAGCCGGGCCAAGGCCCTCCGGGGCGGGCAGAACGCGTTCCCGTCGTTCCCCCGCTCGGTCCTGGCCCAGGCTCCGCAGCTCACCTTCCTCCGTCACGACTGCGACGTCTGGAACGTCCCACCGGCGCCGCGCTCGATCCGGAACGTCACGCGGAGCAATATCCCCACCCTCGCCCTGTCGGGCGGCTTCGACTCCCAGACGGGGGCGGCCAACGGGCCGTACGTGGCCCGTACGCTGAGCCGCGCGACCGTCGTCAAGGTCCCCTACGAGCCCCACGTGGTGTTCGCGACGTCACGGTGCGCCCAGAAGATCACCGCTTCGTTCCTCGACAGGCCGACCGCGCCGAGGACCGGCTGTCTCACCGGCCTCAAGCCGCCCCGCTTCGAGATCGGCCCGTGAAGCGGCGAGTGGAACGACGTTCATGAAACAGGCCCCCGGTCCGCATGGACCGGGGGCCTGAAACAGGCTTTCACCTGCTGTTTCATCTGTGGGCACAGACGGATTTGAACCGCCGACATCTGCTTTGTAAGAGCAGCGCTCTACCGCTGAGCTATGCGCCCCGAACGAGGTGACAGCCTACATGGCCCGGCCCGTATCCCCGCAAACCCGGGTCGGGGTGGGGATAACCCCACCCCGAAGCAGGGAGTGGGCTACATGCCGCCCACCGGCCGCCGGTGCTTAGAGTCGGGGAGCACCCCGCAGTCCCGATGCCGAACCCACGGAGTCCCACGTGCTTCCCCGCTCTCGTCGCCGCGCCGCCGTCCGTCTGTCCCTCGTCGTCGGTACGGTGCTGGCCGCCGGGGTCACACTGACCGGGTGCGGCGGGGCCAACGCCGAGGACGCGGAGCCGGAGCGGCGGACGTTCTCGCTGGAGGGGCGGGAGCTGACCGTGGACGCGGACAACTCCGAGCTCGAGCTGGTGACCGTCGACGCGAAGACCAAGGACCTCAAGGTCACCCGGTGGTTCGACGGGTGGACCGTGGGCGGGGAGTCGAAGGCGACCTGGGC
The window above is part of the Streptomyces syringium genome. Proteins encoded here:
- a CDS encoding alpha/beta fold hydrolase; this translates as MALTPMPRRRRTVRRLHAAPAAAVTGILVTGLLATPAGAEHGTGTGTSTSTSTSTAIGTAARTVGGARFEPGPCPKTPAPITELKKARCGTLTVPENRTRRNGRKITLGVAVVPAAAARPRPDPVVWLAGGPGDDAVGEAKMAIDGGLNRDRDVVLMSQRGTYSADPALLCPNIDRFNGRAVGLVHHAPSTERLHVKATKACRDRLAGLGTDLGAYNDTESAADYADLRVALGIKQWNVFGISYGTHLALVYMRQHPRGIRSVGIDGILPPSKAGSALAWSSAREGFDGLFKACAQQSACNKRYPNLSATFNRLVRELEAHPVTTTVKVSGRPKPVKVVLDGGALVNWMTTATHVAEGVPRSLDELAHGRPQRIARQWAGWKLNPQGIGVVSHGLAYGIFCSEWTPYESRAKALRGGQNAFPSFPRSVLAQAPQLTFLRHDCDVWNVPPAPRSIRNVTRSNIPTLALSGGFDSQTGAANGPYVARTLSRATVVKVPYEPHVVFATSRCAQKITASFLDRPTAPRTGCLTGLKPPRFEIGP